In Microbacterium foliorum, the following proteins share a genomic window:
- a CDS encoding GOLPH3/VPS74 family protein, translated as MLIVEELHMLLLRPDGRVESAVSVNRLYGEVAAVIVDLALHGRISVSDEKNPVVDIVSTEPTGNPILDTTLQRLVPLRGKRLQSLVVRPKLDPLEVVVESLVVQGVLVRGERGFFGWGSVRTPESDSAPEQMLRSRLSAVLAGAAAPTQADLALLSILQNLNSAHAILRDECGGLSARDLKKRIEELTAGSPAGDAVAKAVYDAITAAMVAIMTPTIVAATIT; from the coding sequence ATGCTGATCGTCGAAGAACTCCACATGCTGCTGCTGCGGCCTGATGGCCGCGTCGAGAGCGCGGTGAGCGTGAACCGCCTCTACGGCGAGGTCGCCGCCGTCATCGTCGACCTCGCCCTGCATGGACGCATCTCGGTGTCGGACGAGAAGAACCCGGTCGTCGACATCGTGTCGACCGAGCCGACCGGCAACCCGATCCTCGACACGACGCTGCAGCGCCTCGTGCCGCTGCGCGGCAAACGACTGCAGTCTCTCGTGGTGCGGCCCAAGCTCGACCCGCTCGAGGTCGTGGTCGAGTCGCTCGTCGTGCAGGGCGTGCTCGTGCGTGGCGAGCGCGGATTCTTCGGCTGGGGGTCGGTGCGCACTCCCGAATCCGACTCTGCACCCGAGCAGATGCTGCGCTCCCGCCTGTCCGCCGTGCTGGCCGGAGCCGCTGCTCCGACGCAGGCCGATCTGGCGCTGCTGTCGATCCTGCAGAACCTGAACTCGGCGCACGCGATCCTGCGCGACGAATGCGGCGGACTGTCGGCGCGGGACCTCAAGAAACGGATCGAAGAGCTCACGGCGGGGTCGCCCGCGGGGGATGCCGTAGCCAAGGCCGTCTACGACGCGATCACCGCCGCGATGGTGGCCATCATGACCCCGACGATCGTGGCGGCGACCATCACCTGA
- a CDS encoding DeoR/GlpR family DNA-binding transcription regulator encodes MLGAQRKDHLREILRRDGRVVAKDVAADLGVSEDSIRRDLRELADAGEMVRVYGGALPIPPADRPVDQRASLATESKERVARRAVELIAPASTIVLDAGTTTLAMSRMLPHGTDLTVITPSPAIALAVAEHSDARVVIIGGELARFSMVASGPLAMEAVQHLHADAFFLGATGIDPARGLTTGHLDDAVTKRAIAARCAQTYVLGSEEKIGATSRYPVLDLEAVAGVVVDPVDANPVIDELAERVTVLR; translated from the coding sequence ATGCTGGGCGCACAGCGCAAGGACCACCTGCGAGAGATCCTGCGCAGGGATGGCCGCGTGGTGGCGAAGGACGTCGCCGCCGATCTGGGCGTTTCAGAGGACTCGATCCGCCGCGACCTGCGCGAGCTCGCCGACGCCGGTGAGATGGTGCGGGTGTACGGCGGCGCTCTGCCGATTCCGCCGGCCGATCGTCCCGTCGATCAGCGCGCGTCGCTCGCCACCGAGAGCAAAGAGCGCGTCGCCCGCCGCGCCGTCGAGCTGATCGCCCCCGCGTCGACGATCGTGCTGGACGCCGGCACCACGACCCTCGCGATGTCCCGGATGCTGCCGCACGGCACCGACCTGACCGTGATCACACCCAGCCCGGCGATCGCCCTCGCGGTCGCCGAGCACTCCGACGCTCGCGTCGTGATCATCGGCGGCGAGCTCGCTCGCTTCTCGATGGTCGCGAGCGGTCCCCTCGCGATGGAGGCGGTGCAGCACCTCCACGCCGACGCGTTCTTCCTCGGCGCGACCGGCATCGACCCGGCGCGCGGCCTGACCACCGGCCACCTCGACGACGCCGTCACCAAGCGCGCGATCGCCGCCCGCTGTGCGCAGACGTACGTGCTCGGCAGCGAAGAGAAGATCGGCGCGACGTCGCGCTACCCCGTGCTCGACCTCGAGGCCGTCGCCGGCGTGGTCGTCGACCCCGTCGACGCGAACCCCGTGATCGACGAACTCGCAGAGCGGGTGACCGTGCTGCGCTGA